The following proteins are co-located in the Silene latifolia isolate original U9 population chromosome 1, ASM4854445v1, whole genome shotgun sequence genome:
- the LOC141587999 gene encoding uncharacterized protein LOC141587999, with protein sequence MTLQLADRSVKRPLGVLADIPIKDGKYLIPTDFVVLDIPEDSHTPIILGRPFLATGGALIDVRNGWLPFRIEGDKVEFNLPNLMKDPKVERACTIEVIDEVV encoded by the coding sequence ATGACTCTGCAATTGGCAGATAGGTCCGTCAAGCGCCCTTTGGGGGTGCTTGCGGACATACCCATCAAAGATGGAAAATATTTAATTCCGaccgattttgttgtccttgacatcccGGAGGATAGCCATACTCCCATTATCCTAGGTAGGCCATTCTTGGCTACCGGAGGAGCACTTATTGATGTGAGAAATGGGTGGCTACCCTTCCGGATTGAGGGTGACAAGGTCGAATTTAATCTTCCAAATTTGATGAAAGACCCCAAAGTTGAAAGAGCATGTACTATTGAAGTGATTGATGAAGTAGTTTAA